A window of the Entelurus aequoreus isolate RoL-2023_Sb linkage group LG28, RoL_Eaeq_v1.1, whole genome shotgun sequence genome harbors these coding sequences:
- the ltc4s gene encoding leukotriene C4 synthase: MLDQVVCLAAITIMAVLEQAYFSLQVIYARRKFSVSPPSTSGPPQFQRVFRAQVNCSEYFPIFIATLWTSGVFFHQGVSSLCGLLYLYARLRYFRGYGQSPQQRLAPLYWSARVLWLLIGFSCVGVCVCLWRVYVGVHLELIKV; this comes from the exons ATGCTTGACCAAGTCGTCTGCCTCGCCGCCATCACCATCATGGCGGTCCTGGAGCAAG cATACTTCTCCCTGCAGGTGATCTACGCCAGGAGGAAGTTCTCGGTGTCGCCACCCTCTACGTCCGGGCCGCCACAGTTCCAGAGGGTCTTCAGAGCCCA AGTCAACTGCTCAGAGTATTTCCCGATCTTCATCGCCACCTTGTGGACGTCTGGAGTTTTCTTCCACCAAG GTGTGTCCTCGCTGTGCGGCCTGCTCTACCTGTACGCACGCCTGCGTTACTTCCGAGGCTACGGTCAGTCGCCGCAGCAACG GCTGGCGCCGCTCTATTGGAGCGCTCGTGTGCTATGGCTGCTCATCGGCTTCTCCTGCGTCGGCGTCTGTGTGTGCTTGTGGCGAGTGTACGTGGGCGTGCACCTGGAACTAATAAAGGTTTGA